In a single window of the Anaerocolumna cellulosilytica genome:
- a CDS encoding acyltransferase family protein, whose protein sequence is MRKYYVDNLRWITVLLVVLYHVIYMYNGVSTAGVIGSFHEMQYQDALQYILYPWFMVILFIVSGMSSRYYLEEHTINEFIASRTRKLLVPSTLGLFVFHWTVGYFNMAISNAFDTFPNTTPKVILYLIMAVSGTGVLWYIQMLWIFSLGLVLIRKFETGKLYNICKKANSIILIALGISIWGAAQVFNTPIIPVYRFGIRSDIG, encoded by the coding sequence ATGAGAAAATATTATGTAGATAATTTACGTTGGATTACCGTTTTATTGGTGGTACTTTATCATGTAATCTATATGTATAATGGAGTGTCAACTGCAGGTGTGATTGGGTCTTTTCATGAAATGCAGTATCAGGATGCTTTGCAATATATTTTATATCCATGGTTTATGGTAATTCTATTTATTGTGTCCGGTATGAGTTCCAGATATTATTTGGAAGAACATACTATAAATGAATTCATTGCAAGTAGAACCAGAAAATTATTGGTTCCATCGACCCTTGGTTTGTTTGTCTTTCATTGGACAGTAGGTTATTTTAACATGGCAATTAGTAATGCATTTGATACATTTCCGAATACAACTCCAAAAGTAATTTTGTATCTAATCATGGCAGTATCTGGTACAGGTGTGCTTTGGTATATTCAGATGCTTTGGATTTTCTCCCTTGGACTTGTATTAATCCGAAAATTCGAGACGGGAAAGCTATACAATATTTGCAAAAAAGCAAATTCAATTATTTTAATTGCTTTGGGCATCTCAATATGGGGAGCAGCTCAGGTATTTAATACTCCAATAATCCCAGTCTATCGATTTGGTATACGGAGTGACATTGGATGA
- a CDS encoding AbrB/MazE/SpoVT family DNA-binding domain-containing protein — protein sequence MDDLVTYESAVRGLGVPPKGKHAFGIVTVGDKGQIVIPAKARKVFNIKAGDQMLVLGDEEQGLAIIKEQDVFERFIKPYLNNRKNR from the coding sequence TTGGATGATTTGGTTACATACGAAAGTGCTGTGCGTGGTCTTGGTGTGCCGCCTAAGGGAAAACATGCATTTGGCATAGTAACCGTAGGAGACAAAGGTCAAATTGTTATTCCGGCTAAGGCTCGAAAGGTTTTTAATATCAAGGCGGGAGATCAAATGCTAGTGCTGGGTGATGAGGAACAAGGGCTTGCAATTATAAAGGAACAGGATGTTTTTGAGCGTTTCATTAAACCATACCTGAACAACCGAAAGAACAGGTGA